The Streptomyces sp. NBC_00162 sequence TCTTCGCGACCCCAGGCACCAAGGGGTTCAGCGCCGCCGGCCTCATAGGCCGGATCCCGATCTCCATGGTCGGGGTCGGCATCCTGACGATGATCTCCGAGATCACCGGCCGCTACGCGATGGCGAGCGCGCTCACCGGAACCCTCGCCCTGGCCGCCGCCGGGATCGGCCCGCAGGTCTCGCGGCTGGTGGACCAGTACGGCCAGCGGCGGGTCCTGCGCCCCGCCACCCTGATCTCCGTGGCCTCGGTGACCGGACTGCTGATCGCCGCCGCGAACGGGTGGCCCGACTGGACTCTCTTCGTGTTCGCCGCGATCGCCGGCTGCGTGCCGAGCGTCGGCTCGATGGTCCGCGCCCGCTGGACCGTGATCTACCAGGACTCTCCGCGCGAGCTGCACACGGCGTACTCCTTCGAGTCCGTGGTCGACGAGGTCTGCTTCATCTTCGGCCCGATCATCGCCATCGGGCTGTCCACCACCTGGTTCCCCGAGGCCGGTCCGCTGATCGCCGCCGTCTGCCTGCTGGTCGGCGTCTGGCTGCTCACCGCGCAGCGCGCCACCGAGCCCCCGCCGCACCCGCGCAGCGAGCACGGGGACCGCACCTCGGCCCTGCGCTCCCCCGGCCTCCAGGTACTGACGTTCACCTTCGTGGCGACCGGTGCGATCTTCGGCTCCATCGACGTGTCCACGCTCGCCTTCGCCGAGGAGCAGGGCCACAAGTCCTGGGCCAGCTTCATCCTGGCGATCTGGGCACTGGGGTCCTGTATCGCCGGAATCGTGTTCGGCCTGCTCCATCTCAAGGGCCGGACCGAACTCAGGTGGGTACTGGGCGTATGTGCGATGGCCGTGAGTATGATCCCCCTCCTACTGGCCGGGAACCTTCCGTTTCTGGCCGTGGCGCTCTTCGTCTCGGGCCTCGCCATCGCTCCCACGATGATCACCACGATGGCCCTGATCGAGGCGCACGTACCACGCGCGAAGCTGACCGAGGGCATGACCTGGATCAGCACCGGCCTCGCGGTCGGCGTCGCGATCGGCTCCTCCGTGACCGGACTGGTCATCGACGCGGCCGGCGCGCAGCGCGGGTACGTCGTCTCCATCGCGTCGGGGGCGGCCGCGGCGGCGGTGGCGTTCGCGGGATACCGCCGGCTGACGAAGCCGGCGCAAGGGGAGGAGCCAGCCACCGATGGGGACGGCGACAGCAGGGCAGAACAGCCAGACCGCGTGGCGTAACTGGGCGGGCAATGTCTCCGCCACGCCCGCACGCACGGTGACCCCGGCCTCGGTCGGGGAGCTCCAGGAGGAGGTCCGCCGGGCCGCCGAACAGGGCCTGCGGGTGAAGGCGGTCGGCACCGGCCACTCCTTCACCGCGGCCGCCGCGACCGACGGGGTGCTGGTACGCCCCCAGGCGCTGGCCGGGATCCACTCGATCGACCGCGCCGCGGGCACCGTCACGGTGGCGGCGGGCACGGTCCTCAAGGACCTGAACGTGGCCCTGGCCAAGGAGGGCCTGTCGCTCACGAACATGGGCGACATCATGGAGCAGACG is a genomic window containing:
- a CDS encoding MFS transporter, which codes for MPSPYRAIFATPGTKGFSAAGLIGRIPISMVGVGILTMISEITGRYAMASALTGTLALAAAGIGPQVSRLVDQYGQRRVLRPATLISVASVTGLLIAAANGWPDWTLFVFAAIAGCVPSVGSMVRARWTVIYQDSPRELHTAYSFESVVDEVCFIFGPIIAIGLSTTWFPEAGPLIAAVCLLVGVWLLTAQRATEPPPHPRSEHGDRTSALRSPGLQVLTFTFVATGAIFGSIDVSTLAFAEEQGHKSWASFILAIWALGSCIAGIVFGLLHLKGRTELRWVLGVCAMAVSMIPLLLAGNLPFLAVALFVSGLAIAPTMITTMALIEAHVPRAKLTEGMTWISTGLAVGVAIGSSVTGLVIDAAGAQRGYVVSIASGAAAAAVAFAGYRRLTKPAQGEEPATDGDGDSRAEQPDRVA